The following nucleotide sequence is from Chloroflexota bacterium.
TCTCTCTTTGGCACTCATCGTGATCAGTCCTCCTTCCAATGAGGCACCTCCTTATCAGGATTGCCTCTGTTTTACTCCCTTTTGCGAAAGAGGACATTTCTATCGAGTTATTAAGAGGACATTATCATAGAGTTACAACACTCTGCTCTTCTCGTATCATGTGGAAGGAGTCCAAATGCACCTTCACATTGCCGGTTCCCACGTCTCTGCAATACTTCACGGCATCTTCCGCCACATTCAGGAAATGGGTCTCGAACCGATTGACAGGCTCCACAGCAATGATGATGTCACTTTTACTCTTGGCATAGTTAGCCACCTCACGCATAGCCTCTACTGACCAGCTCCACTCATCTCCTGTCCTCGGTTTGCCGCTGAGATAACCCCAGGCGGCGTAGTTCACCCCGCCCAGAATGCTTGAACCTATTTCTATATTGATATCAACCAGCTTCTTCAGCGTTTCGATTCCGTGTCGTCTTGTCTCGGGATTTGGGTCGATCAGGTTGGAGTCCACGGGAAGGCCAATAGTGGTCACGACTTCAATGCCCACCTCTCGCACCTTTTCTCTGGCCGCTTCCGTGGGGAACCTCTCGGGGTGAGCTACATTGATGTCAAGCACTTCAAACCCCAGCGCTTTCGCTTTCTCGATGAGCGGCAAGTCCTTTACCCCAAAGTCCTCCGTCCATATCAGCGAATCTACACCAAACTTGAACATACACGCTCCTTCATACGATTGGTTGGCCCTCAGACCACCCTCATTTCAGTACCAGAACCAGCAGATTCCCTTATCACTGCAAATGCCGCGCGCCTACAGCTCAATGACAGTCTTGACGCTCGATGGTCTCGGATTTGCTGCATATTCAAAAGCCTGAATGCTTTCTTCAAATTTATACCTGTCGGTCACCAGTGGCTTCAAACTGACCTTACCGGATTCCATCAGCAGGAGTGCCCTGGGATAAACATGAGCGTATCTGAATATGGTCTCGACACGCGCTTCCTTTACCTGGGCTGAGACGATGTCAACTGGCACTGGACGCGTCGGCATGCCGATGAATACAACCCGTCCACCTGGGCACAAAGGCTCAAACACCTTTGATACCGCCGCTTCGCTTCCGCTGGCTTCAAAGACGACATCAGCGCCCCATCCATCGGTAGCGTTGCCAACAGTCTCATTCAAGTCTTCTCGTGTTACATTCACGGTTATCATACCAAAAGATGAGGCCAGATCCAGCTTCTCCTGAACGACGTCGGCGACAATGACTTTGCTGCATCCCCCCACTAATGCTGCCATCGCCGTGACCATCCCGATCGTTCCGGCGCCAATAACCAGGGCTACGTCACCTGGTTTGATCTGCGCCTTTCGGGCTGCGTGCAGCCCAACCGCAAAAGGCTCTACCAGCGCTCCCTCATCGAAACCAACATTCTCAGGCAGCTTGAATACAAACATCCCTGGATGAACTAACGTTTCCCTCAAACAACCGTGCACTGGTGGGGTTGCCCAGAAGCGAACGGCCGGATCGAGATTGTACATTCCCAACCTGGTTGTTTTGCCATTTGGGTCAGGAATGCCTGGCTCCATACAGACTCTGTCACCCACCTTCAGGTGTTTCACTCCCTTCCCCACCTCGATAACGATACCTGACGCCTCATGGCCCAAAACCATAGGCTGCTTCACTATAAAAGGCCCAATCGCACCGTGCTGATAGTAATGCACGTCACTGCCGCAGATCCCTACGGTATGTATTTTGATACGGACATCACCTGTCCGAAGATGCTCCTCTATGTGAATATCACGAAGCGTGAGCTGCTTTGCTTTTTCCAGTACAAGTGCTTTCATGCTTCCTCCTTGCGCTCTAGTATCGGTGCCTCAGTAGTTTATGCCAGTCTGGTTCTGCTATCAACCGTTCTTCACTTTTCAAGGTAAGCCATATGTGCAAAAACTGATTGATCAAGCCGACCCGGCATGAATAGGTATTTGATAGTATATCCCAGCCGCTATTTTGACTAAACTCCGCATCACGAGTTCTATTGCGTTAAGATGGAGTATTCGGACATATTTGCTATAATCCTGCTAAGAAATAACGCCATTAGGAGAAGAGGGTAGAAAGATGAAAGTGGCACAGGAAGGGCTAGAAAGGCTAGAGAGTGAGTACGGTGGCTATCTAGAGGGGGAAATACTGGACAAGTTCTGTGAAGAGTTCGGGATAAGGATCGCCGCTGGCCATTGGGCAGCAGGTGGTTTTGCCGACCGTTTTGCGCCAGGTGGATACGATCCCGGTCTGGATGGCAGCATTGTTGCTCAGATTGAGCGGGTGGCAAAAGCAGGTATCAAGGGGGTGGAATTTCACGAAGCCTGCTTCATTGACGAGAACTACAAGAAGGATAGAAGCAAAGTTGCCGAAGTGAAGAAGGCGTTGACTGGGTACAAAGTGGAGCCCACAAACATGAACATCAACCTCTTCTCAGATCCGAAGTGGAGACTTGGGGGTATAACCAATGCCAATAGATCCATTCGGGAACAGGCACTTGCCATTGCTCTACAGAGCGCAGATATTGCGAAAGAAGTAGGCTGCAAGAGCGTTGCATTGTGGCCTGGTTCTGATGGTTGGGACTACAATTTTGAAGTAAACTATGGCCAATTGCTCGACCGGTTCATTGAAGGTTGTATCGCGATAAACAAGAAGGCGAAATCACTAGGCCTCAGGTTTGGAATAGAAGCGAAGCTTCACGAACCACGAGAAGGCAATATGATCATTCCTACCACCCACATGGCAATACTGCTGGCGAAGACCGTCAATGGAGAATGCGGTGGGGAGAACATGGGTGTTGCCATTGATTATGGCCACGAACAGATGTATGCAGTAGAACCAGCATCTATGCTCTACGTCGCCAGGAGGTTCGGCGTGCCTGTGGTCAATTTCCATTTGAACAATGCCAAACTGCATTCCAATGATGAAGATAGGATTGCCGGAACGGGAGATATCTGGCGGCTGGCCGATTTCTGTTACGCTGCGATCGATACCGGTTACGACGGCTGGTTTGGAGAGGATCAGTTCACTTACCGCACCGACCCGGTTAAGTCAATGGCATTATCCAAGGAACTATTTGGCAACGTAATGAAAAAAGCCCTACTGATCTATGCAGCCAGAGAAGAACTCGAGAAAGCGCAATCGACAGGTGATGCGGTTGCCACCATCGAAGTCACCAAGAGATACATACTCTGACAAAGAACAGTCAACCTACTTCAGGTCGTGGGTCGCCCTGCAAGTGTGGTATGAAGAGAGAACAGGACCGTGGGCTTCGCGGCGCTCTTGCTTGAGAGGCATACCATATGAGCTTGGCCGTGGACAGACTGCGCTGTGAATACAGGGAGAGTTCCCTGGGCATTGATGCCGTCAAGCCAAGGTTCAACTGGATTCTGCTTTCGGACCGCAGGAACACGACACAGGCCGCCTATCACATCCAGGTAGCAGCGAGCAAAGAGGCGCTGACGGAAGCTTCCAAGCT
It contains:
- a CDS encoding TIM barrel protein, producing MKVAQEGLERLESEYGGYLEGEILDKFCEEFGIRIAAGHWAAGGFADRFAPGGYDPGLDGSIVAQIERVAKAGIKGVEFHEACFIDENYKKDRSKVAEVKKALTGYKVEPTNMNINLFSDPKWRLGGITNANRSIREQALAIALQSADIAKEVGCKSVALWPGSDGWDYNFEVNYGQLLDRFIEGCIAINKKAKSLGLRFGIEAKLHEPREGNMIIPTTHMAILLAKTVNGECGGENMGVAIDYGHEQMYAVEPASMLYVARRFGVPVVNFHLNNAKLHSNDEDRIAGTGDIWRLADFCYAAIDTGYDGWFGEDQFTYRTDPVKSMALSKELFGNVMKKALLIYAAREELEKAQSTGDAVATIEVTKRYIL
- a CDS encoding NAD(P)-dependent alcohol dehydrogenase, which gives rise to MKALVLEKAKQLTLRDIHIEEHLRTGDVRIKIHTVGICGSDVHYYQHGAIGPFIVKQPMVLGHEASGIVIEVGKGVKHLKVGDRVCMEPGIPDPNGKTTRLGMYNLDPAVRFWATPPVHGCLRETLVHPGMFVFKLPENVGFDEGALVEPFAVGLHAARKAQIKPGDVALVIGAGTIGMVTAMAALVGGCSKVIVADVVQEKLDLASSFGMITVNVTREDLNETVGNATDGWGADVVFEASGSEAAVSKVFEPLCPGGRVVFIGMPTRPVPVDIVSAQVKEARVETIFRYAHVYPRALLLMESGKVSLKPLVTDRYKFEESIQAFEYAANPRPSSVKTVIEL
- a CDS encoding sugar phosphate isomerase/epimerase encodes the protein MFKFGVDSLIWTEDFGVKDLPLIEKAKALGFEVLDINVAHPERFPTEAAREKVREVGIEVVTTIGLPVDSNLIDPNPETRRHGIETLKKLVDINIEIGSSILGGVNYAAWGYLSGKPRTGDEWSWSVEAMREVANYAKSKSDIIIAVEPVNRFETHFLNVAEDAVKYCRDVGTGNVKVHLDSFHMIREEQSVVTL